Genomic window (Prosthecochloris aestuarii DSM 271):
AATTGGTGGACTGAAATCCGTTATTCGTGAATGGCAAACCGTTTGCACCAACAGCGCAACTCGACACCGCGCAAAGCGCACCCCCGCGCCAAAGGCGCTCCGGTCTCCCGTCTCCGGTCTCCGGCCTCCCGCACGGAAAAGCGTGCTCCCGCCTCCCGTCTCGTGCCTCCTTGTCACGCGTCACGCGTCACGCGTCACGCGTCACCGCGCCGCAGGCGCGCCCCCCCTCTTCCCCAATCCAGATCAATTTCTTACATTACCACTTCAGAATTAACGTAAGCACTTACTGCACCCAATAAAAAAACAAACAATACGACCACAATGGCAGAAGAAAAGAATCAGCACAGGCTCAACTTTGCGCTCGTCAGCATCAAAACCGACCAACTCAATATACATCCCGAAGCCTTCACCGGAGAAACCAACGCCAAAATCAACTCAGGCATCAATTTCGGCGTCGACAGCAAACGCAAGCTCCTCAAAGTGATCTTCAAAAACATCTTCTTCAACGCCGAAAGCGACAAACCCACACCTGAAGAAACCGGGAATCCCTTCATCGACATCACCGTCAGCTGTGTCTTCGCCATCGACCCCGAAAGCTGGAAAATGCTCGCCAACGAAGAGAAAAACATGTTTGTCATCCCCAAAGACCTGGCAGGCCACTTCGCATCCATAACCCAGAGCACCGCACGCGGCATCCTGCACAACGAAACCGAAAACACCGACTACAACAAATACATGATCCCCGCCAACAACATCGGCGACGTCATCAACGAACACGTCAGGCTCCCTCTCGAAAAAAAATAACCTGACCAACAGATCCATACCAAAAAAGCCCCGTCATTGCGGGGCTTTTTCGTATCAAAAACGTTACCAAAAACTCACTATTCGTCACCAATGAACTGCAAATCATCTCCCACCTCTCATCTCCACCCCGAAAGGGGCATCTTCCTGTAGGGGTCTGCTGCGCTGACCCGTACGTTTCGCGAATGCGAAACGTTGCGCCTACGGCGCATCCATTCACCATTCACCATTCACCAATTACCAATTACCAATTACCAATCACCAATTACCTCCTCTCCATTCAATCTGAACCAATCCATGGGCAAAATTTTCTCTTCAATTCGTGCAAATGAGTGATAATTCGTGGACCAAAATCCGTCACGCGCCACCATTCACCAATCACCCATCTTCATGTAGGGGTCTCTGGCGCTGACCCGTGCGTTTCGCGAATGCGAAACGCTTTTGCTTTGCGAGGGTATTGAGGATGATGCGTTCATTGTGGCAGATTGCGCAGAATCGCTATTGGCAGACCTGACTAAACGCCAGGTCGCCACGGGCGAGGCCACCTCGCCCCTACATGGAGCGCCTGTCGGCAAATCCTTCTCTTCAATTCGTGAAAATCAGTGCCAATTCGTGGACCAAAATCCGTTATTCGTTATCCGTTATTCGTTATTCGTTACCCGTTATTCGTAAATGGTAAACCGTTTGCGCCGTCGCCCCGCAGAGCGCCTTCCCTCCCACATTATCTGTTTACTGGTCACCGTTTAAGAAAGGCAAGCAGGTCTTTGATCAGAAGAAAAAGGTGATAAGGATCGGTAGGACTTTGTTCGAATCCCCATTGCAGATACCAGTTACGGGCATCATCGTCCTTCGCATGGACAAGAATAGCCCTTATACCGGCAAGTTCAGCAGCCTGGGCTGTTCGCAACAAAGCATCCTTAAGCAAGGCTCTACCAAGCCCAACACCCTGATGACGACAATCAACCGCAAGCCTCGCCAAAATCATCACAGGCACCGGATGCCGGGCAAGGCCTTTGCTAAGTCGACCAACTGCCGCTGACGGTTCTACACTTCCGACAGTGAGGCTGTAAAAACCCGCAACGCAATGAGTTCCCTGTTCACAACAAACATAGGTCTGTGCACTGTTCGCCTTCTGGTTTACAAAAGCATAACGTTGCAGGAACTGATTCAAGGCCTTATTTCCACAATCGAATATCGAAACATCGTGGCTGGATGCAAGCTTCTGTACCTGGTTAAAACCCGAACCACTCAATCAAGTACCCCCGGTTCTGAAAGCAGTGATTTCATCCTGCCATGAGGTGCCGAAACCGGCCTATCAAGGAGCTCTTGAAACTCCTGCCACCGGGCATCATCAAGTTCAAACCCTCGGCGCTCAGCAAGCGCCTGGTTAGCTGCATGCACACCGGCATCCAACAGAAATTCGCTGACACTTTTATGGCAAGCCCTTGCTGCCTCTTGCAACAATTGCTTGACCGACAGATTCGCACGGACATCGATCCGTTCAGTTTTGATAGTCGCTTGAGTAGCCATTTTTCATCAAATTAAATTTCCCACAAAGATAACGTACACACATTATCATGACAACAACAAAACATCAAAAATTGTTCCAACACAACCTCCGGCCGGAGCGCCTATCGGCCATAGAAACAAGAGACGAGAGACAAGAGGCAGGAGCGAAAAAGGATAGAAAAGCGACCGGGCGACGGGGCAAAAGCGCCTGCTCCACAGTGAGGCAATTCAGACTGAACTGTTCACCCCTTCCCTCATTTTCTATGAAAATCCGTACCAATCTGTGGGCAAAATTCCGTTTTTCGTTATCCGTCACTCGTAAACAAGTTGCGCCAAAGGCCCCCCCAATCACCAGTCACCATTCACCGCGCGAAGCGCTCCGGCCTCCCGCACGCAAAAGCGTGCTCCCGCCTCTCGTCTCTTGCCCCTTGTCACTCGTCACGCGTCACGCGTCACCGCGCCACAGGCGCATTCCCACATTCACCATTCACCATTCACCATTCACCATTCACCGCGCGAAGCGCTCCCCCGCGCCGCAGGCCCCCCGTCTCCTGTCTCTCGCCTCTCGTCTCTTGCCCCTTGTCACTCGTCACGCGTCACCGCGCCGCAGGCGCATTCCCACATTCACCATTCACCATTCACCATTCACCATTCACCATTCACCATTCACCATTCACCATTCACCATTCACCATTCACCATTCACCATTCACTAATAAATAATACAACCACCCAATCATCTCCCGTATAGCCAGCTCGCTGTTTTCGAGTCCGTCAGCGCACGGCAGAAAATCAATCACCGTCAACCGATCGTAAAACGATGTCCGGAAATCAACAGGAAACTCATCCACACGCAAACCAGCATGGCGAAACAGCATCGCCGCACGACGCATGTGAAATGCACTCGTCACCAGAATAACCCTCGGCCGAGCAATTCCAGCCAGCAGCTTCCGCACCTCCCGTGCCTCATCAGCCGTATTGCCAACCCGACCCGTCACCCTGACCGACTCCTCCGGAACGCCAAGCAACAAAGCTCGCTCCCGCAACAGCTCCCCCTCAACACGAGCATCAGGAGCCCACGGCATCTTCGCCCCCGTCAGCACCAGCAGCGGAGCCTTCCCGCCCCGAAACACCTCAACACCCCCTTCAAACCGGTCCGCAGCATCGCCCCACTCCCCATAGCGCACACCCGGCACCTGAACCGTAACCCCTCCAAGCACCACCACCGCATCGGCCGGCTCAAGCAACGCCACATCAACCCGCCGATCCACCCCCTCAACCATCCTCATCATCCAATCACCCGTCACCGGCATCCCCAACACCCACAACAAGCCAACCCCAGACCAAACCAACCACCACCGCCGAAACAAAGCCCCCAACACAACAACAACAATCCCCAACCCAAGAGGCAACACAAAAACCGGCAACACCTTATGAAAAATCAACATGATAGAAAGAGAAAAAGTGATAAGTAAATAGTTGCGCCTACGGCGCGGCGAGCCCTTCGGGCGGTGACAAGTGACAAGTGACGCGTGACGCACGCGGCGCAAACTGATAACGAATAACGATTCACCAGTCCCTGTACCAAAAGCGCAACAAATTCGTGAAAATTAGTGCCAATTCGTGGACTGAAATTCGTCATTCGTGATTCGTTACCCGTTATCCGTTATCCGTTATCCGTGAATAGTAAACCGTTTGCGCCAACAGCGCAACTCGTCACGCGTCACCGCGCCGCAGGCGCATTCCCACA
Coding sequences:
- a CDS encoding GNAT family N-acetyltransferase encodes the protein MSGSGFNQVQKLASSHDVSIFDCGNKALNQFLQRYAFVNQKANSAQTYVCCEQGTHCVAGFYSLTVGSVEPSAAVGRLSKGLARHPVPVMILARLAVDCRHQGVGLGRALLKDALLRTAQAAELAGIRAILVHAKDDDARNWYLQWGFEQSPTDPYHLFLLIKDLLAFLKR
- a CDS encoding DUF1778 domain-containing protein codes for the protein MATQATIKTERIDVRANLSVKQLLQEAARACHKSVSEFLLDAGVHAANQALAERRGFELDDARWQEFQELLDRPVSAPHGRMKSLLSEPGVLD
- a CDS encoding YdcF family protein, producing MLIFHKVLPVFVLPLGLGIVVVVLGALFRRWWLVWSGVGLLWVLGMPVTGDWMMRMVEGVDRRVDVALLEPADAVVVLGGVTVQVPGVRYGEWGDAADRFEGGVEVFRGGKAPLLVLTGAKMPWAPDARVEGELLRERALLLGVPEESVRVTGRVGNTADEAREVRKLLAGIARPRVILVTSAFHMRRAAMLFRHAGLRVDEFPVDFRTSFYDRLTVIDFLPCADGLENSELAIREMIGWLYYLLVNGEW